The following are encoded together in the Tamandua tetradactyla isolate mTamTet1 chromosome 14, mTamTet1.pri, whole genome shotgun sequence genome:
- the RPL10L gene encoding ribosomal protein uL16-like isoform X1, with product MGRRPARCYRYCKNKPYPKSRFCRGVPDAKIRIFDLGRKKARVEEFPLCGHMVSGGCQQLSSEGLEAARICANKYMVKNCGKDGFHIRVRLHPFHVIRINKMLSCAGADRLQAGMRGAFGKPQGIVARVRIGQVIMSVRTKLQNKEHVIEALRRAKFKFPGRQKILISKKWGFTKFDADVFEHMVAEKRLIPDGCGVKYISSGGPLDKWRALRL from the coding sequence ATGGGTCGTCGTCCAGCGCGGTGTTACCGGTATTGTAAGAACAAACCGTACCCAAAGTCTCGGTTCTGCCGAGGGGTTCCAGATGCCAAGATCCGCATCTTTGACCTGGGTCGGAAGAAGGCAAGGGTGGAAGAGTTCCCGCTCTGTGGTCACATGGTGTCTGGTGGCTGTCAGCAGCTGTCCTCTGAAGGCCTGGAGGCCGCCCGCATTTGTGCCAACAAGTATATGGTGAAAAATTGTGGCAAAGATGGCTTTCACATCCGAgtgcgactccacccattccacgtcATCCGCATCAACAAGATGTTGTCCTGTGCAGGGGCCGACAGGCTCCAGGCAGGTATGCGAGGTGCCTTTGGGAAGCCCCAAGGTATTGTGGCCAGGGTCCGTATTGGCCAGGTCATCATGTCCGTACGCACCAAGCTTCAGAACAAGGAGCACGTGATCGAGGCCCTACGCAGGGCCAAGTTCAAGTTCCCTGGACGCCAGAAGATTCTTATCTCAAAGAAGTGGGGCTTTACCAAGTTTGATGCCGATGTATTTGAACACATGGTGGCTGAGAAGCGCCTCATCCCGGATGGTTGCGGGGTCAAATATATCTCCAGTGGTGGCCCCTTGGACAAGTGGCGGGCCCTGCGCTTGTGA